The sequence AGGCCAATGGCCGCGTGTACGTGTCTGTAATGCCGAAAGCGGAAGCAGCGGAATAAGCCGGTAGCGCTCTAAAACAGCCGGCGTCTCATCGACCCGGCTGACCGCATCAGGTTCAGTCCAGAAAAAGGGGAGATGGGGCGCCATCTCCCCTTTTTCTTTACCCTCAACCAAGGAGGACTGAACCATGCAAGGCGAATTGTTAAGGGAAGACCAATCGAGGTCTCCCGAAGAGCGGCTGAGGCCGGAGCGGTTAAGGACCGATTGCCCCGTCTTACTGTCGGAAAGGCTCGTTCTGCGCGCGCCCCACGAAGAAGACATCGACGCCCTTGCCCATCTCGCCAACAACGCCAACGTCGCCACTATGGTATCGCGTATGCCGCACCCGTATACGACCAATGATGCCGCCGATTTCGTGCGACGCACGAAGCTTGGCGAGATTGGCAAGTGCGTCTATGCCATTACCAAAGCCGACAACGGCGCCTTTCTCGGTTGCTGCGGGGTCGAACCCACGGGCGATCCGAACACGGTCGAGATCGGGTACTGGCTGGGCGAGCCTCACTGGAACCAGGGCTATACCACGGAAGCGGCCCATGCCCTCATCGACATGGTCTTCCGCACGCGTGAGAACGTGGCGCAGATCGACGCCCGCTGCCGGGTGACGAACGTCGCATCGAGGCGCGTCGTCCAGAAGTGCGGCTTCCAGTTCCAGGGATCAGGCCTTGCCGCATCGCTGGCACTCGGCAGCACCGTGCCCGTCGAATGGTACAGGCTGGATCGCAAGACCTGGATCTCGTTGCGCAGCTGGGGAGGCATGAGATGAACGCTCTCGCCCTCACCCGCCGCGATGCCCGAATCCTGATGCCGGGACCGACGCCGGTCATCCAGACCGGCCGACTGACGCTGCGCCCGCACCGGCTCAGCGATGCCGATATGATTGCGGAATCGCTTTCGGATTTCGCCGTCACCCGCATGCTGGCCCGCGTTCCCGCGCCCTATGACCGGCAGGATGCGCTCGACTGGCTGGTCGAGCACACCTCCGGCCTCGGTGTCGATTGGGAGCTCGCCATCACCGAGCGGGATGATGCCCATATCGGCTGCGTCGGCATCGAGCTTCGCCACGGCCGCTGGCACCTCGGTTATTGGCTGAACCGCTTCTACTGGCGGCAAGGCATCATGACCGAAGCGGTCAAGGCTGCGCTCGAACGTTTTGCCCGCCGCATGCCTGACGTCGCCGTTCATTCCGGCGCCTTCGCCGACAACCCGGCATCCTTGAAGCTGCAGCAGAAGCTCGGCTTCGAGATCACGGGTTGCTCGGAGATCTACAGCTTTGCCCGCAACACCATGGTTCCGCACATCGAAACCGTGCTGAAGCCGGGTGCGCTGCGGCTCTCGCAGGCGGCTTAAGACCCTGTAAATTGGCCATCGCCGACCCGTTCGGCGATGGCCGTCATACCAATCATGCGGTTCCGCCCCTTTATGGCTCTGGAACCGCACGATATTCTTTGACCTCAGCCCGAAGCGCCTATATCGAAGGCGACATGACGGGCAAACGCCGCCCGATGTGTCTTTTGGATGCAGAAGGAGCGGCAGACATTGAAAAGAGCGCATAGGCTTTTGTGAATCCCATTCGATCCGAAGGGGTATGCGCGACACCGAGTGACGGACGTAAGATGAAATTTCTCGATGAAGCAAAAGTCTATATTCGCTCAGGCGACGGCGGCGCGGGCAGCGTCTCCTTCCGACGCGAGAAATTCATCGAATTCGGCGGCCCCGATGGCGGCGACGGCGGCCGCGGCGGTGATGTCTGGGTCGAGGCCGTCAACGGCCTCAATACGCTGATCGACTTCCGCTACCAGCAGCATTTCAAGGCCACCATCGGCACGCACGGCATGGGCAAGAACCGCGCAGGCGCCAAGGGCGAAGACGTGACGCTGAGGGTGCCTGTCGGCACGCAGATTTTCGAAGAAGATGGCGAAACCCTGATCTGCGACATCACGCAGGAAGGCCAGCGTTTCCGCCTTGCCGCCGGCGGCAATGGCGGCTTCGGCAACGCCTATTTCAAATCCTCGGTCAATCAGGCGCCCGATTGGGCCAATCCCGGCCTGCCGGGCGAAGAAAAGACCGTTTGGCTGCGGCTGAAGCTGATCGCCGACGCCGGTCTCGTCGGCCTGCCGAATGCAGGTAAGTCGACGTTTCTTGCAGCGGTCAGCCGCGCGCGGCCGAAGATCGCCAACTATCCGTTCACGACGCTGCATCCCAATCTCGGCGTCGCCACCATCGATGGGCAGGAATTCATTCTCGCCGACATTCCCGGCCTAATCGAGGGCGCCCATGAAGGCGTCGGCATCGGCGACCGCTTCCTCGGCCATGTCGAGCGCACCCGCGTGCTGCTGCATCTGGTATCCGCACAGGAAGAGAAAGTCGGTAAGGCCTACAAGACCGTGAAGCACGAGCTTGAAGCTTACGGCAACAGCATCCCCGACAAGCCTGAAATCGTCGCTCTCTCGCAGATCGACGTGGTCGACGAAGAAACGCTGAAGAAGAAGACGCGCGAACTGGCGCGGGCCTGTGGCAAAACGCCCTTCCAGATTTCCGCCGTTACCGGTCGCGGCATGACGGAAGTGCTGCGCGCGCTGCGCGACGTGATCGTCGAAGCCAATGCCGGCGAAGCGGACAAGCCGGCAAAGACCCCCAAAGTGCGGCATCGCGACATGCCGCTTTCCGACGATGAGGATGCTGACGAGCGTAGCGAAGACGGGGATCATCAGGGATGACTGCCCGCAAGCCGCTCGACCGCTACCGCCGCATCGTCATCAAGATCGGCTCCGCTCTCCTGGTCGATCGCAAGACCGGCTTGAAGAAATCCTGGCTCGACGGCATGTGCGCCGATATCGCCGCACTGAAGGCCAAGGGCATCGATATCCTGGTCGTCTCCTCGGGCGCAATCGCGCTTGGGCGCTCCGTGCTCGACCTGCCCTCCGGTGCGCTGAAGCTGGAAGAAAGCCAGGCTGCGGCGGCCGTCGGCCAGATCTCGCTGGCCCGCGCCTGGTCGGAAAGCCTGTCGCATGACAATATCGTCGCCGGCCAGATCCTGCTGACGCTCGGCGATACCGAAGAGCGCCGCCGTTACCTCAACGCCCGCGCCACCATCAACCAGCTCCTGAAGATCGGCGCCGTGCCGATTATCAACGAGAACGATACGGTCGCGACCAGCGAAATCCGCTATGGCGACAATGACCGCCTCGCGGCCCGCGTCGCAACCATGACCGGCGCCGACCTTCTGGTGCTGCTGTCGGATATCGACGGGCTCTATACAGCGCCGCCACATCTCGACCGCCAAGCGAAATTCCTCGATACGATCGCCGAAATCACGCCCGAGATCGAAGCCATGGCCGGCGGTGCCGCTTCCGAGCTGTCGCGTGGCGGCATGCGCACCAAGATCGATGCCGGGAAGATCGCAACCGGCGCCGGCTGTGCCATGATTATTGCATCCGGAAAGACCGACCGACCGCTGAAATCAATCGAAAGCGGCGCCCGCTCCTCCTGGTTTGCGCCATCGGGTACGCCCGTTACCGCCCGCAAGACCTGGATTGCCGGGCAGTTGCAGCCGGCCGGCGAATTGCATGTCGACGATGGCGCCGTGACGGCCCTTGGCGCCGGCAAGAGCCTGTTGCCCGCCGGTGTGCGCCGCGTCGTCGGCCATTTCGGCCGCGGTGACACAGTCGCCGTCATCGGCCCCTCCGGCCGGGAGATCGCCCGCGGCCTTGTCAGCTACGATGCCGAAGAGGCCCGCCAGATCACCGGCCGCAAATCGGCTGAGATCGAGGCGATCCTCGGCTATGCCGGCCGCGCCGCCATGGTGCATCGTGACGACCTTGTCATGACGTCATCCGTCAAGACGAAGGCCGAGAAATCGAAGAAGGATGAAGCTCATGCTTGATACAGTCGCACAAAGCCCCGACATCGACGCGCTGATGAACGATATCGGCCGCAAGGCCCGGGCTGCGTCGCGACCTCTGGCCTTTGCTTCGACTGAGAGCAAGAACAAGGCGTTGAATGCCATGGCGGATGCCATTTTGGCCCGCAATGATCATATTCTCGCTGAAAACGCTAAAGACCTGAAAGACGTCGAAGGCACCGATATGCTTGCCTCCTTCGTCGATCGCCTGACGCTGAACGACAAGCGCGTCGCCGAGATGGCCGAGGGCATTCGCGCCATCGCTGCCCTCGCCGATCCCGTCGGCGAAGTCATCGCCGCCTGGGATCGTCCGAACGGCCTGAAGATCGAGCGCGTCCGCACGCCGCTTGGCGTCATCGGCGTCATCTTCGAAAGCCGGCCAAACGTGACGGCCGATGCCGGCGCGCTGTGCCTGAAGGCCGGCAATGCCGTGATCCTGCGTTGCGGCAGTGATTCGCGCCGCTCCTCGCAGGCGATTCATGAATGCCTGGTCGAAGGGTTGAAAGCGGCAGGCCTGCCGGAACATGCTATCCAGCTCGTGCCTGTCAGCGATCGCGCTGCCGTCGGCGCCATGCTGCGCGGCCTCGAGGGCAATATCGACGTTATCGTGCCGCGCGGTGGCAAGAGTCTTGTAGGACGCGTCCAGACCGAAGCGCGCGTGCCGGTCTTTGCCCATCTTGAAGGCCTTTGCCACATCTATATCGATGCCTCGGCCAATCTGGAGATGGCGAAATCCATCGTCGTCAACGCCAAGATGCGCCGCACGGGCATCTGCGGCGCTGCCGAAACGCTGCTGGTCGACAAGAAGGTCGCCTCCACCCATCTGAAGCCACTGCTCGACGGACTTGCCGCGGCAGGCTGCGAAATTCGCGGTTCGGCCGATGTGCTGAAGCTTGCACCCGGCCTGAAGGCAGCAACGGAAGAAGACTGGACAACAGAATATCTGGCCGCGATCATCTCGGTGGCCTTGGTCGATGGCATTTCCGGCGCAATCGAGCATATCGGTAAATATTCGTCGAACCATACCGAGGCCGTGATTGCCGAGGACCCCGCTATCGTCGAGCGCTTCTTCACGGAGATCGACTCGGCGATCCTGCTGCACAATGCCTCGACGCAATTTGCCGATGGCGGCGAATTCGGCATGGGCGCGGAAATCGGCATCGCCACCGGCAAGATGCATGCGCGCGGGCCTGTTGGCGTCGAGCAGCTCACCTCATTCAAATATCGCGTTCGCGGCACCGGACAGATACGGCCCTGACGTGCTGAAAGAAGAGGTTGATCAACGCTATCTGCGCATGCCCCATGCCGAGCGCGGCATGGTGGTCGGTCTTTTCGGCGGCTCATTCAACCCGCCGCATGAAGGCCATGCACTCGTCGCCGAGATCGCCATCCGCCGGCTGGGCCTTGATCAGCTCTGGTGGATGGTAACGCCGGGCAACCCGTTGAAGAGCCGCAATCACCTGGCGCCGCTTGCCGAGCGTATCGCGCTCAGCGAGCAGATCCTCCACAATCCGCGTATCAAGGTGACAGCCTTCGAACAGACGCTGGGCATGAGCTACACGGCCAATACGCTGGCGCATGTGAAGGCGCGCAACCGCCATGTCCACTTCATCTGGATCATGGGCGCCGACAGCCTGAACACGTTCCATCGCTGGCAGAAGTGGCAGGAAATCGCGCAAACCTTCCCGATCGCCGTTATCGACCGGCCGGGATCGACGCTCTCCTACCTCTCGGCCAAGATGGCAAAGACCTTCCACTACGCACGCGTCGACGAAGATGATGCTCGCGTACTCTGGAAGAAGCGGGCGCCGGCCTGGACCTTCATCCACGGACCACGCTCAACGCTCAGCTCGACAGCGTTGCGAGCAGCACAATAATCTCGTCGATCTTTTGAAAAAGTCTGGAAAAATAAAAAGCCCGACGCGGGAGGAGGTGCGTCGGGCTTTTGAACCTGATCAGCAACTGGGAGGAGGAGAGTTGCTGATCCATATCGGACGGCATTGGGAGGAGGAGATCGCCGTCTCGATGATTATGTTTTACCAGATTTTGCCGATTGATAAATGGGCGATTGCGCAATGCAGCAATGCATATAACGCATGGCTACCGAAATTTTCTGCCCAAAAAACGCTTCTTTTGCAAATTGAGCGCCGCTTGATGTTCAGTGTCCGGACTTAATTCGGCGAAAGAATGACGCGAGATCCCACGGTTCGTAACGTTATGTCTCGCTTCGTGAGCGTTCGCCAATCCACTGGGCAAAGTCAGTCATGCATTTTTGTAATGCCCAAAGCCGTTCACATGCGCTGCGCTACGGAAAATCCATAGAATTCGTGGGGTTACGCGACCTTATCGCGATATATTTTTGCGAACATATCCCTAGCCAAGCTTCGTCCGTCGTTATATCTCTCGAAATATGTCGACATCTTTTGGGGAGAATTGAAATGACCGCCAGCCGACGCCAATGGATCAAGCTTGCAACCGCCGCAGCATCAGCTGCATGGCTCGGCCTTTCGGTCATTCCGACACCGGTGTTCGCCGCTGACAAAATCGTCGTCTTTGCCGCCGCCAGCATGAAGAACGCGCTCGACAACGCCGATGCCGCCTTCACCAGGGAAACCGGCAAAGAGGTTACCGTCTCCTATGCCGCGAGCGGTCCGCTTGCAAAACAGCTTGAGAACGGCGCGCCGGCCGATGTTTTCATCTCCGCCGACACCAACTGGATGGATTATGTCGCTGGCAAGAAGTTGATCAAGGACGACAGCCGCGTCAACCTGCTGGGTAACAAGCTCGTTCTCGTCGCCGCCAAGGACAAGGCGAAGCCGGTCGAGATCAAGCAGGGCTTCGATCTGGCTAGCCTGCTCGGCGACGGCCGCCTGGCGATGGGCCAGCCGGAATCGGTTCCGGCGGGCAAATACGGCAAGACGGCGCTGGAAAAGCTCGGTGTCTGGTCGTCGATCGAAAAGAAGGTTGCTGGCGCCGAAAGCGTGCGCGCGGCCCTTGCCTTGGTTTCGCGCGGCGAAGCGCCCTACGGCATCGTCTATCAGACCGATGTCTCCGCCGATCCGGGCGTTGCCGTCGTCGGCACCTTCCCCGCCGACAGCCATTCACCGATCGTCTACCCGATCGCCATCACCAGCGGCAGCAAGAACCCGGATGTACAAGCCTATTTCGATTTTCTGAAATCGGCTAAGGCTGTTCCCTTCTTCGAGCATGAGGGCTTCACCATCCTGAAGCCATGAGCGTCATTGCCGCTGATCGGCAAGGAAGGTTCAATCATCAGGCTCGCCGGTCGTGGCGGGCCTGAGATGTTTAAGGGGCGGGATTTGGACACATTGGGTTTGAGCAGCGACGAATGGACGGCCATAGAGCTAAGCCTGCGCGTTTCCATCGTCGCCATGCTGGTCAGCCTGCCCTTCGGCATCGGCGCAGCACTTCTGCTTGCGCGTGGCCGCTTTTGGGGCAAGTCGATCCTCAATGGCCTCATCCACCTGCCGCTGATCCTGCCGCCCGTCGTCACCGGCTTCATCCTTCTCATTCTCTTCGGCCGCAAAGGGCCGATCGGATCTTTGCTCGAGCAATACCTCGGCCTCGTCTTCTCCTTTCGCTGGACGGGTGCCGCACTTGCCTGCGGCGTCATGGGCTTTCCGCTCATGGTCCGAAGCATCCGCCTGTCGGTCGAGGCCGTCGACCGCAAGCTGGAGGAAGCCGCCGGCACATTGGGCGCCAGCCCCATCTGGACCTTCGTGACCGTGACGCTGCCGCTGATCCTGCCCGGCATCATCGCCGGCATGATCCTCTCCTTCGCCAAGGCCATGGGCGAATTCGGCGCCACCATCACCTTCGTCTCCAACATCCCCGGCGAGACACAGACGCTGTCCTCGGCGATCTATACCTTCACGCAGGTTCCAGGCGGCGATGCCGGCGCCATGCGGCTCACGATCGTCGCCATCGTCATTTCCATGGCGGCGCTACTTGCCTCGGAATTCCTTGCCTATCTCGCCGGCCGCAGGGTGGATTTCGAATGACGCTCTCGGTCGATATCCGCCACCGCCTCGGCGCCTTTTCGCTGGAGGCTGCATTCACCTCCGATGGCGGCGTGACAGCTCTTTTCGGCCGCTCCGGCTCGGGCAAGACGTCGATCGTCCGCATCATTGCCGGCCTGACGCACCCTGATCACGGCCATATCAGCTTTGACGATACCGTGCTTGCCGATACGACCACGCAGATCTTCGTGCCGCGTCACCGCCGCCGCTTCGGCTATGTCTTTCAAGAGGCACGCCTGTTTCCGCATCTATCCGTGCGGCAGAACCTCAATTACGGCCGCTGGTTCGCACCCAGGAGCGAGCGCGGCGAAAGCTTTGACGGGGTCGTCGATCTTCTCGGCATCGGCGCGTTGCTCGACCGCAGGCCGGCCAAACTTTCCGGCGGCGAGAAACAGCGCGTCGCGATCGGCCGCGCCCTGCTTTCTTCGCCGCGGCTCCTGCTGATGGACGAGCCGCTTGCGGCGCTCGATGAAGCCCGCAAGGCGGAAATTCTTCCCTATCTCGAACGGTTGCGCGACGAAACGAAGATACCGATCATCTATGTCAGCCACTCTATCGCCGAAGTGGCACGGCTTGCCAACCGCGTCGTCGTCATGCGCGACGGCAAGGTCGAGACGATCGGTGCTGCCGTCGAGATCTTCAGCCAGCTCTCCGGCCCGCTGGCAGCGGATCGCCGCGAAGCCGGCGTGCTGCTGGAAGGCCGCGTCGAGGCGATCGACGATCGCCATCATCTGACAGTCGTTGCTCTGAAGACGGCAAAGCTCTTTGTGCCGGGTCAGGCGGCGGCTGTCGGCAAGACCGTGCGCGTCCACATTCCAGCCCGTGACGTCATGCTGGCGACGGCGCGACCAGAAGGCCTGAGCGCCTTGAATATTCTCGATGGCAAAGTACTAGGGATCGATAAGGACGCAGACAGAACGGCGGAGATCAAGGTCGATTGCGGCGGCGACATCGTCACTGCCCGCATCACGCAATTCTCAGCCGAGAGACTGGGGCTGCGGATCGGGCTGTCGATCCATGCGGTCATCAAGACCGTGGCGCTCGAACATTAGTCAGGATTTCTTCGCAGAAGCGTCCGCCGAGCTCCGATTGGCTTCGAGCCAGTTCAGGTCATCGGCTATTGCCGCTCGCAGCGTCATTTCCATACCGCGAAAGCGCCTCAACAACTCCTCGCCGAATGGCGTCAGGGCAGCGCCGCCACCCTTTTGACCACCACGCTGCGATTCCACGACCGGTTCGCGAAACATGTGATTGAGTTCGCTGATGAGCAGCCAGGCCCGGCGGTAGGACATATCCATGGCACGGCCGGCGGCCGAGATCGAGCCGGTCTCCTGAATATGCTCGAGAAGCTCCATCTTGCCGCGCCCAAGCCGATCCTGGCCCGAAAAGCTGACGCGGAGAATGGGCTTCAACGGTGGCTGCGGAGCATCTGTCATGTTGTCTGTAAGCAGTTGATATCTGCATAATCTATACGTGGCCTTCGTCCGGCTGTACATGCCGACGGAAATGGACAAGCGGTTGTACCGGCCTATCTGATCTTCACGAAAAAACGCATTGGCGCGCGAGCACGGACCGCGCCAGCCTTGAGGTTTGAGAGGAGGAAACCGATGCCGGCCTATATCATTTCCGATGTCACCGTCAGGGATAGCGAAGCCTTCCAGACCTACCGGACCCGCGCGGCCGCCTCCATAGGCCTTTATGGCGGCCACTATCTGGTCCGTGGCGGCCCGATCGAACGGCTGGAGGGCGGCTGGTCGCCGCAAGCGATCGTGATCGTGGAATTTCCGGATGTGGAACGAGCGAGAGCCTGGTACGGCTCGCCGGAATATGCGCATGCTCTTGAGGTCCGCGATCAGGCCCTCAGCCGCAACCTTATTCTCGTCGATGGAGTACGCCAGGAAGGCTGATTTTCGTCTTCGGCACGAATATTCGCCCATATCTGGTGCGAAAGCGCACTATTCAGACACAAATCCTTGTCCTGAATGGACGAAGTTGCCGGCCTGCGTCTTGAAACCTTAATGCTTTGATGCCTATCTTTGTAACGTGATCGACTCAGATCATTCACGTGCATGTTCTGTTACTCAAGGAAGGAAGAGCACTGACAACAGTACACGCCAAGGGAAGAACGCCTGTCGTTATCCCGAAGAGCTCGGAACGTGGCGCCGATGCCGCTGCCCGCGCCCTGCAAGCCGTCCTCGTAAGCCTCGAGGACTCCAAGGCCGAAAATATCGTCACCATCGACATTGCTGGCAAGTCTGCGCTTGGAGACTACATGGTCGTCGTCTCCGGCCGATCGAGCCGCCATGTCCTGGCGATTGCCGACCATCTCATGACCGATCTCAAGGACGAGGGCTTCGGCAATGCCCGCGTCGAGGGTCTCGATGGCGGCGACTGGGTGTTGATCGACACCGGCGACATCATCGTTCATGTCTTCAGACCCGAGATCCGCGAGTTCTACAACATCGAAAAGATGTGGGCAGCACCCGATCTCGACGAAGGCACGCTGCACTAACCGACGCCAGGAACGTTTTCCCGGCCCTGTACGCAGCCTTACATCGCCGGAGATGAGCCTCCGGCAAGAGTTTCGTTTTGTGCCGCCATGACGGCGGATGTGCTTGGGAGCGGGAATGCGGATAGGTCTTTTTGCGGTGGGACGGCTGAAAGCCGGCCCTGAAAAGGATCTTGCGGCTCGCTATCTCAACCGTTTCGCCAAGGCCGGGCCGGCCATCGGCCTGGAAATGGCGCGCATGACCGAGGTTGCCGAAAGCCGCGCCTCCAATAGCGAGACCCGCAAGCGCGAAGAGGCGGGCCTGCTGCAGAAGGCGCACCCCGAAGGCGGCGTCCTCATCCTTCTCGACGAACGCGGCAAGGCGCTCGACAGCGAAGCCTTCGCCGCCATGCTCGGGACATACCGCGATCAGGGCAAGCGCGACCTGACGATCGCCATTGGCGGCGCCGACGGCCTTGACCCCGCCCTCTACGACAAGGCCGACCTGACCATTTGCCTGGGCAAGCTGACCTGGCCGCACCAGCTCGTGCGCATCCTGATTGCCGAACAGCTCTACCGCGCCGTGACAATCCTCTCCGGGCACCCCTACCACCGGGTGTGATTGCTCCATCCGTTTTGAAAACAGTTTGGCTTTCGCCGATTTTGCGTTAACGAAACGCTCACACAGGCGTGTTTTGATTCCCGCCCTGAAAATGACGATGCTTCCTGGAGCATTTCCAGGAAAAGTGCGCAGCGGTTTTCCGTCCGGAATGCGTAGAGAAACAAGAACATAGAGCGTTTTCGCGATTCGAAGAAAAGCGGAAATGCTCTAGATGATCGCGGCAAATCAGCTTATTTTCGCGTGATCTGAGGGACCAGGCCGAACCGACTGGATGAGAAAAGCCCCGCCTATGCTTTCGCGTATCGTGCTGCCAGCTTTGGCGGCAACTCTGGGCATGGGCGTCTATATGGCAGGCCCTTTCTCTCAAGAGAACGTCGCCCTCGCCCAGGAAGCCGGTGCCATCGCTGCGCAAGCACCCGACGATCGCTCTTCTACACCGCCGTCCGCGCAGGAGGCGCCTGACCCGGCGGCGGATCTTGCCCGCAAGCGCGACGAAACCCGCGCACAGCTCGATGCGCTTTCCAAGACAATCGGACTTTCGTCCGGCAAGACGAAGGAACTGGAAGACAGCATCGCCTCCCTCGACAAGAGCACTGCCAGCCTGCGCCAGGCGCTGATCGACAGCGCCGCCCGCCGTAAGGACCTGGATCGCAAGATCCAGCAGAGCGAGAAGACGCTGACGAACCTTGCCGTCAAGGAGGATAAGATCCGCGCCTCCCTGCACGAGCGTCGCGCCCTGCTGGCCGAAGTGCTGGGGGCTCTCGAACGCATGGGCCGCAACCCGCCGCCGGCATTGCTGGTAACGCCGGACGATGCGCTCGCCTCGGTGCGCAGCGCCATTCTTCTCGGCGCCGTCGTGCCCGGAATGCGCAAGGAGACGGACAAGCTCATCGCCGATCTGACCGATCTCGGCAAGTTGCAGGCCGACACCGCCGCCGAAAAGGCCAGCTTCACCGCCACCGTGACCAATAGTCTGGAGGAGGAACGGCGCATGGATCTGCTGATTGCGGAGAACGACAAGCACAACAAGGAAAATACGGCCCAGCTCGATGCGGAACGCAAGCGCGCGGAAGAGCTGGCGGGCCAGGCAACCAGCCTGGAAGGGCTTGTGGCCTCGCTGGAAAGTCAGATCGGCTCCGTACGCGACGCTGCCGCTGCTGCCCGCGCGGAAGAGGCGCGACGAGCGCAGATGAGCGAACAGCAGCGCGAGCAGGCGAAGGCCCTTGCCGAGAACGGCGTGCCCGATAAAAACCGCATTACGCCCGCATATCCCTTCTCGGACCTGAAGAAAAAGTTGGAGTTGCCCGTGGCGGGCGATATTCTCCGCCAATTCGGCGACGACGATGGCACCGGCCACACCGCGATGGGACTGACCGTTGCGACCGGCCCGGAAGCACTCGTCACGGCTCCCGCCGACGGCACGGTCGTCTATGCCGGCGCGTTTCGCAGCTACGGACAGATGATCATCCTGGATACGGGCGACGGCTATCACATGGTGCTGTCCGGCATGGACGCGATCAAGACGCGCCCGGGCAGATTCGTCTTCGCTGGCGAACCGCTTGCCACCATGGGCCAAAAAAGAGTCGCGAGCGCGACCGCATTGGCGCTGGAAACGGATCGGCCAACGCTTTACATTGAATTCCGAAAAGATGGAAAACCAGTCGATTCTCGGCCCTGGTGGACCTCCAAAGACACTGGAAAGGCACGCAATGATACGTAGGGCTTCTCTTGTTCTCGTCGGCGCATTGATGGGTGCGACCGCGATGGGCGTTATCTACTCGGCGGTAGCGCCGGCGGAAGCCGCTGGCACTTCCACCTACAAGGAGTTGTCGATTTTCGGCGACGTCTTTGAGCGCGTCCGCGCGCAGTATGTGACCCCTCCCCAGGAAGACAAGCTCGTCGAAGCCGCCATCAACGGCATGCTGTCTTCGCTGGACCCGCATTCGAGCTACATGAACGCCAAGGATGCGGAAGACATGCGCACCCAGACCAAGGGTGAATTCGGCGGTCTCGGCATCGAAGTGACGATGGACAACGATCTCGTCAAGGTCATCACCCCGATCGACGATACGCCTGCCGCCAAGGCCGGCGTCCTAGCCGGCGACTATATCACCGCCATCGACGGCCAGTCCGTCCGCGGCCTGAAGCTGGAAGACGCCGTCGAAAAGATGCGCGGCCCGGTCAAGACGCCGATCAAGCTGACGCTGCTGCGCAAGGGCGCCGACAAGCCGATCGAGCTCACCGTCATCCGTGACGTGATTGCCGTTGCCGCCGTCAAGTCGCGCGAGGAAGGCGGCG comes from Rhizobium tropici CIAT 899 and encodes:
- the rlmH gene encoding 23S rRNA (pseudouridine(1915)-N(3))-methyltransferase RlmH; its protein translation is MRIGLFAVGRLKAGPEKDLAARYLNRFAKAGPAIGLEMARMTEVAESRASNSETRKREEAGLLQKAHPEGGVLILLDERGKALDSEAFAAMLGTYRDQGKRDLTIAIGGADGLDPALYDKADLTICLGKLTWPHQLVRILIAEQLYRAVTILSGHPYHRV
- the modB gene encoding molybdate ABC transporter permease subunit, yielding MDTLGLSSDEWTAIELSLRVSIVAMLVSLPFGIGAALLLARGRFWGKSILNGLIHLPLILPPVVTGFILLILFGRKGPIGSLLEQYLGLVFSFRWTGAALACGVMGFPLMVRSIRLSVEAVDRKLEEAAGTLGASPIWTFVTVTLPLILPGIIAGMILSFAKAMGEFGATITFVSNIPGETQTLSSAIYTFTQVPGGDAGAMRLTIVAIVISMAALLASEFLAYLAGRRVDFE
- a CDS encoding winged helix-turn-helix domain-containing protein; translated protein: MTDAPQPPLKPILRVSFSGQDRLGRGKMELLEHIQETGSISAAGRAMDMSYRRAWLLISELNHMFREPVVESQRGGQKGGGAALTPFGEELLRRFRGMEMTLRAAIADDLNWLEANRSSADASAKKS
- the modC gene encoding molybdenum ABC transporter ATP-binding protein — translated: MTLSVDIRHRLGAFSLEAAFTSDGGVTALFGRSGSGKTSIVRIIAGLTHPDHGHISFDDTVLADTTTQIFVPRHRRRFGYVFQEARLFPHLSVRQNLNYGRWFAPRSERGESFDGVVDLLGIGALLDRRPAKLSGGEKQRVAIGRALLSSPRLLLMDEPLAALDEARKAEILPYLERLRDETKIPIIYVSHSIAEVARLANRVVVMRDGKVETIGAAVEIFSQLSGPLAADRREAGVLLEGRVEAIDDRHHLTVVALKTAKLFVPGQAAAVGKTVRVHIPARDVMLATARPEGLSALNILDGKVLGIDKDADRTAEIKVDCGGDIVTARITQFSAERLGLRIGLSIHAVIKTVALEH
- a CDS encoding murein hydrolase activator EnvC family protein, translated to MLSRIVLPALAATLGMGVYMAGPFSQENVALAQEAGAIAAQAPDDRSSTPPSAQEAPDPAADLARKRDETRAQLDALSKTIGLSSGKTKELEDSIASLDKSTASLRQALIDSAARRKDLDRKIQQSEKTLTNLAVKEDKIRASLHERRALLAEVLGALERMGRNPPPALLVTPDDALASVRSAILLGAVVPGMRKETDKLIADLTDLGKLQADTAAEKASFTATVTNSLEEERRMDLLIAENDKHNKENTAQLDAERKRAEELAGQATSLEGLVASLESQIGSVRDAAAAARAEEARRAQMSEQQREQAKALAENGVPDKNRITPAYPFSDLKKKLELPVAGDILRQFGDDDGTGHTAMGLTVATGPEALVTAPADGTVVYAGAFRSYGQMIILDTGDGYHMVLSGMDAIKTRPGRFVFAGEPLATMGQKRVASATALALETDRPTLYIEFRKDGKPVDSRPWWTSKDTGKARNDT
- a CDS encoding DUF1330 domain-containing protein; this encodes MPAYIISDVTVRDSEAFQTYRTRAAASIGLYGGHYLVRGGPIERLEGGWSPQAIVIVEFPDVERARAWYGSPEYAHALEVRDQALSRNLILVDGVRQEG